The proteins below are encoded in one region of Hordeum vulgare subsp. vulgare chromosome 3H, MorexV3_pseudomolecules_assembly, whole genome shotgun sequence:
- the LOC123444516 gene encoding protein PLASTID TRANSCRIPTIONALLY ACTIVE 12, chloroplastic yields MASCSHPWFFPGMSTPPAASTAAPVPRFCKSSKVFASLRQRRKAGSVAPTRTRRCTIRCVKDESIHFDPSKIEAPPYSSYFDSTSGQLEPASGARASIPGQEYWPEGTAARARAARAPAPVGESAGTPSLGKKPGSRRKGYKEQVASASAAGGAETSGDDGEFIVATEVPLDDTLDETNDSLDEYVIYEAPKEESLSEYEMDKLMGRPHPFVDPAKAMLAGEPKSSEELWWNWRRKSETEMWSRWQRRRPDVDTVFAKAMAETGQIKIFGDHPTRTEAALAKTRRHLHKEERLEAEQRRLEEIGPIAYYSEWVEAYKQKDTSWEAIQKHFEETGEDENTQLITMFQHQTAGEYRIMMGTDVRIQRDPLAMRMREDQIKQIWGGDPVYPTVNYVQDPDKVIDYRSPEFHEPTPEVVPYMMEHGIMVTKEQLDARLMEEDEDFNQDIMYIPEVKDPMATAVDIGEHSFNEDSDDEEEVDKAVALPESLEDEEDGGDEAVEVEGKVNQNWSVLKTTGQDEKPKEKLKKDQMTLKDAINESENLTDFLMDFEEDE; encoded by the exons ATGGCGTCTTGCTCCCACCCTTGGTTCTTCCCAG GCATGTCGACGCCGCCGGCTGCCTCCACCGCCGCGCCGGTTCCGAGATTCTGCAAGTCCTCG AAGGTGTTTGCTAGTTTGCGTCAGCGGAGAAAGGCAGGGTCAGTCGCGCCGACCAGAACGCGGAGGTGCACGATCAGGTGCGTCAAGGATGAGTCTATCCATTTTGATCCGTCGAAGATTGAAGCGCCGCCGTACTCCAGTTACTTCGACTCCACGTCTGGTCAGCTCGAGCCGGCGTCAGGCGCCCGGGCAAGCATACCTGGGCAGGAGTACTGGCCGGAGGGCACTGCAGCCCGCGCCCGTGCTGCCCGTGCACCTGCACCGGTCGGGGAGTCGGCCGGGACTCCGTCTCTTGGCAAGAAACCCGGGAGTAGGAGGAAAGGGTACAAGGAGCAGGTAGCATCGGCATCAGCGGCGGGCGGTGCGGAGACCAGTGGAGATGACGGCGAGTTCATTGTGGCCACTGAGGTTCCTCTAGATGATACATTGGATGAAACAAATGATTCGCTGGATGAATATGTCATTTACGAGGCGCCCAAGGAGGAGAGTTTGAGTGAGTATGAGATGGACAAGTTGATGGGACGGCCACATCCATTTGTGGACCCAGCAAAGGCGATGTTGGCAGGGGAACCGAAATCGAGCGAGGAGCTCTggtggaattggaggaggaagTCTGAGACAGAAATGTGGTCAAGATGGCAGAGGAGGCGCCCAGATGTTGACACG GTCTTTGCAAAGGCAATGGCCGAAACTGGGCAGATTAAAATATTTGGAGATCACCCTACAAGAACAGAAGCTGCTCTTGCCAAGACAAGAAGACATTTGCACAAAGAGGAAAG GTTAGAAGCAGAACAGAGGAGACTAGAAGAAATAGGACCAATAGCATACTATTCAGAATGGGTAGAAGCATATAAACAAAAGGACACATCATGGGAAGCCATTCAGAAGCACTTTGAGGAGACTGGTGAAGATGAGAATACTCAACTTATAACAATGTTTCAACACCAAACTGCTGGGGAATACCGTATCATGATGGGCACTGATGTTCGTATACAACGAGATCCTTTGGCAATGCGGATGCGTGAAGACCAGATTAAACAGA TTTGGGGTGGTGATCCTGTTTACCCAACTGTGAACTACGTCCAGGATCCTGATAAAGTGATTGACTACAGGAGTCCGGAATTTCATGAGCCTACCCCTGAAGTTGTACCTTATATGATGGAG CATGGGATAATGGTCACGAAGGAACAACTGGATGCACGTTTGATGGAAGAGGACGAAGACTTCAATCAAGACATCATG TACATTCCTGAAGTCAAAGATCCCATGGCTACTGCTGTTGATATTGGAGAACATTCT TTcaatgaagatagtgatgatgaggaggaggttgACAAAGCTGTCGCACTGCCCGAGTCACTAGAG GATGAGGAAGATGGCGGGGATGAGGCTGTGGAAGTTGAAGGGAAAGTGAATCAGAACTGGAGTGTTCTAAAGACTACTGGGCAGGACGAAAAACCAAAG GAAAAGTTAAAGAAAGATCAGATGACACTTAAAGATGCTATTAATGAGTCTGAGAACCTTACTGATTTCCTTATGGACTTTGAAGAAGATGAGTGA
- the LOC123444517 gene encoding wax ester synthase/diacylglycerol acyltransferase 11-like, translating into MDAAAATTLRKRALSVDTAAGRQGRTALEAELGEPVSPSARLVEDFYIIVLMGASTPLNIPALRAGIEAQLARYPHFRSIQVTGKDGNLRWAPTTVNVENHLIRPALDPAAVAANPDKAVEDYVASLSTLPMDRSQPLWEFHLFDCPTSEATSTAAIRVHHSLGDGMSLLTLLMACTRSAADPTRLPAMPPLPARTGAIYQRPRPSAGVLPFVAWAWSFVVLAWHTVVDVVGFLATILFLKDPHTMFKRMNHAETQRKRIVHRSLSLDDVKFVKNTMKCTVNDVLVGVTYAALSRYHFRKSGETDTRKQIRVRSMLLVNLRPTTSLHACVNMIESGKGSEVKWGNELGFIILPFFIGLHDDPLDYVRKGKKVVDRKKSSLEVVFTHVAAEVILKVFGLKAAAAIFHRMISHTTISFANMTGPVEQVEFCGHPVVFIAPSGYGPPEALTVNYQSYVNTIMINLALDEGRFPDYDELLDDFVESLKHIKDAASRLGMHHRKA; encoded by the exons ATGGACGCGGcagccgccaccaccctgcggaAGCGGGCGCTGTCGGTCGACACGGCCGCCGGACGCCAAGGGCGGACGGCGCTGGAAGCAGAGCTGGGGGAGCCGGTCAGCCCCTCCGCGAGGCTCGTGGAGGACTTCTACATCATCGTCCTCATGGGCGCCTCGACGCCCCTCAACATCCCCGCCCTCCGCGCCGGCATCGAGGCCCAGCTCGCTCGCTACCCACACTTCCGCAGCATCCAG GTGACGGGCAAGGACGGCAACCTGCGGTGGGCGCCGACGACGGTGAACGTGGAGAACCACCTGATCCGGCCGGCGCTGGACCCGGCCGCCGTGGCGGCCAACCCGGACAAGGCCGTGGAGGACTACGTGGCGTCCCTGTCGACGCTGCCCATGGACCGGTCCCAGCCGCTCTGGGAGTTCCACCTCTTCGACTGCCCGACCTCCGAGGCCACGTCCACGGCGGCGATCCGCGTGCACCACTCCCTCGGGGACGGCATGTCGCTGCTCACGCTCCTCATGGCCTGCACGCGCAGCGCCGCCGACCCGACCAGGCTGCCCGCCATGCCGCCGCTGCCGGCGCGCACGGGCGCCATCTACCAGCGCCCGCGCCCTTCGGCCGGCGTCCTGCCGTTCGTCGCGTGGGCCTGGTCCTTCGTCGTGCTCGCCTGGCACACCGTGGTGGACGTCGTCGGCTTCTTGGCGACCATACTCTTTTTGAAAGATCCGCACACGATGTTCAAGCGGATGAACCACGCGGAGACGCAGCGCAAGCGCATCGTGCACCGGAGCCTTAGCCTCGACGACGTCAAGTTCGTCAAGAACACCATGAAATGC ACAGTTAACGATGTGTTGGTTGGAGTCACATACGCTGCCCTCTCGCGCTATCACTTCCGAAAGTCAG GTGAAACCGACACTCGCAAACAGATACGCGTGCGCTCAATGCTTCTTGTCAACTTAAGGCCCACCACAAGCCTACAC GCATGCGTTAATATGATAGAGTCGGGCAAAGGAAGCGAAGTGAAATGGGGAAATGAACTTGGGTTCATCATCCTTCCGTTCTTCATCGGCCTGCATGATGACCCACTCGACTATGTTCGCAAGGGGAAGAAGGTTGTGGACAGGAAGAAGAGCTCACTGGAGGTGGTATTCACACATGTCGCCGCAGAAGTGATCCTCAAAGTGTTTGGACTGAAG GCAGCTGCAGCTATCTTCCATCGTATGATCTCCCATACCACCATATCGTTCGCCAACATGACTGGCCCGGTCGAAcaggtggagttttgtgggcatCCAGTCGTCTTCATCGCCCCTAGCGGCTATGGACCACCAGAA GCCCTAACCGTGAATTATCAAAGCTATGTCAACACCATCATGATAAACCTAGCACTGGATGAAGGACGATTTCCTGACTACGATGAACTTTTGGATGACTTTGTTGAATCCCTTAAGCATATTAAGGATGCAGCTTCACGCCTTGGAATGCATCACAGGAAGGCCTAA